In Enoplosus armatus isolate fEnoArm2 chromosome 2, fEnoArm2.hap1, whole genome shotgun sequence, one DNA window encodes the following:
- the LOC139301072 gene encoding hexokinase-1-like isoform X1 codes for MIAAQLLAYYFTELKDDQLKKIDKYLYSMRFSDETLKDIMNRFRREMENGLGRDTCPTATVKMLPTFVRSIPDGSEKGDFIALDLGGSNFRILRVKVTQDKKQPVQMESQVYDTPDDIIHGSGSRLFDHVADCLSDFMEKQKIKDKKLPVGFTFSFPCAQTKLDEAVLVTWTKKFRASGVEGMDVVKLLNKAIKKRGDYEADIMAVVNDTVGTMMTCGFDDQRCQVGIIIGTGTNACYMEELRHIDLVEGDEGRMCINTEWGAFGDDGSLEDIRTEFDREIDRGSINPGKQLFEKMASGMYMGELVRLILVKMAKEGLLFEGRITPELLTKGKIETKHVSAIEKTKEGLKKCMEILTRLGVEPSDEDCLAVQHVCTIVSFRSANLIASTLGGILSRLKENKGAARLRTTVGIDGSLYKMHPQYARRLHKTVRRLVPDSDVRFLLSESGSAKGAAMVTAVAYRLTEQTRQIQQTMAEFRLSKAQLLEVKKRMRIEIERGLKKDSHQEATVKMLPTFVRSTPDGSENGDFLALDLGGTNFRVLLVKIRSGKRRSVEMHNKIYAIPIEVMQGTGEELFDHIVHCISDFLDYMGMKSARLPLGFTFSFPCHQTSLDAGILVTWTKGFKATDCEGEDVVELLRDAIKRKEEFELDVVAIVNDTVGTMMTCAYEEPTCEVGLIAGTGSNACYMEETKNIEIVEGNEGRMCVNMEWGAFGDNGCLDDIRTKYDQAVDENSLNEGKQRYEKMCSGMYLGEIVRQILIDLTRRGFLFRGQISETLKTRGIFETKFLSQIESDRLALLQVRAILQQLGLDSTCDDSIIVKEVCGTVSRRAAQICGAGMAAVVDKIRENRGLDHLDITVGVDGTLYKLHPHFSRIFQQTVKELAPKCEVNFLLSEDGSGKGAALITAVGCRQRELDAQQH; via the exons ATGATAGCAGCTCAGCTTCTGGCCTACTACTTCACCGAGTTGAAGGATGATCAACTCAAAAAG ATTGATAAGTACCTGTACTCCATGCGATTCTCGGATGAGACACTGAAGGACATCATGAACCGGTTCCGCAGAGAAATGGAGAACGGGCTGGGCCGTGACACCTGCCCCACCGCCACCGTCAAGATGCTGCCCACCTTCGTCAGGTCCATCCCTGACGGATCAG AAAAGGGGGACTTCATAGCTCTGGACCTTGGGGGGTCGAACTTTCGGATCCTGCGTGTCAAAGTGACACAGGACAAAAAGCAGCCGGTTCAAATGGAGAGCCAGGTCTATGACACCCCCGATGACATCATCCACGGCAGCGGGTCACGg CTCTTTGACCATGTTGCAGATTGCCTCAGCGACTTCATGGAGAAGCAGAAAATCAAGGATAAAAAGCTTCCTGTAGGATTTACCTTCTCCTTCCCGTGTGCCCAAACCAAACTAGATGAG GCGGTCTTAGTGACATGGACAAAGAAGTTCAGAGCCAGCGGTGTAGAAGGCATGGATGTTGTGAAGCTTCTGAACAAGGCCATCAAGAAACGAGGG GACTACGAGGCAGACATCATGGCGGTGGTGAATGACACAGTTGGCACCATGATGACCTGCGGATTTGACGATCAACGCTGTCAAGTGGGCATCATCATAG GAACGGGAACAAACGCCTGCTACATGGAGGAATTGCGTCACATTGACCTGGTGGAAGGAGATGAAGGCCGGATGTGCATCAACACCGAGTGGGGTGCTTTCGGGGATGACGGGTCTCTCGAGGACATTCGCACAGAGTTTGACCGTGAGATCGACAGGGGCTCTATCAACCCAGGAAAGCAGCT GTTTGAAAAGATGGCCAGCGGGATGTACATGGGAGAGCTGGTTCGACTCATCCTGGTCAAGATGGCCAAAGAGGGGCTTCTATTTGAGGGACGGATAACCCCCGAGCTCCTGACGAAAGGAAAGATTGAGACGAAACATGTCTCCGCCATTGAAAA gaCTAAAGAAGGACTGAAGAAATGTATGGAGATCCTGACGAGGCTCGGGGTGGAGCCTTCGGATGAAGATTGTCTGGCTGTGCAGCACGTGTGCACCATCGTATCCTTCCGCTCAGCCAATCTAATTGCTTCAACACTGGGAGGCATCCTCTCTCGCCtaaaggaaaataaaggagCTGCACGCCTCCGCACCACCGTGGGCATCGACGGGTCTCTCTACAAGATGCACCCTCA ATACGCCCGCCGTCTGCACAAGACAGTGCGTCGCTTGGTCCCGGACTCGGACGTCCGCTTCCTGCTGTCTGAGAGCGGGAGCGCGAAAGGCGCAGCCATGGTGACAGCAGTGGCGTACCGTTTGACCGAGCAGACGCGCCAGATTCAGCAGACTATGGCAGAATTCCGGCTGAGCAAAGCCCAGCTGTTAGAAGTGAAGAAACGAATGAGGATTGAGATCGAAAGAGGCCTCAAGAAGGACAGCCACCAGGAGGCTACAGTCAAAATGTTGCCCACCTTTGTCCGAAGTACACCAGACGGTTCAG AGAACGGAGATTTCCTCGCTCTGGACCTCGGAGGGACAAACTTCCGTGTGCTTCTGGTGAAGATTCGCAGCGGGAAGAGACGATCAGTGGAGATGCATAACAAAATCTATGCCATTCCCATAGAGGTCATGCAGGGCACAGGAGAAGAG CTCTTTGACCACATTGTGCACTGCATCTCCGACTTCCTGGACTACATGGGAATGAAAAGTGCTCGACTGCCACTGGGTTTCACCTTCTCCTTCCCCTGCCATCAGACCAGCTTGGACGCA GGTATCCTCGTAACCTGGACCAAAGGCTTCAAGGCCACCGACTGCGAGGGCGAAGATGTGGTGGAGCTTCTTCGGGATGCGATCAAGAGGAAAGAG GAGTTTGAGCTGGATGTGGTCGCCATAGTGAACGACACAGTGGGGACGATGATGACCTGCGCATACGAGGAACCCACCTGTGAGGTGGGGCTGATCGCAG GGACAGGCAGTAACGCCTGTTACATGGAAGAGACTAAAAACATCGAGATAGTGGAGGGAAACGAGGGCCGCATGTGTGTCAACATGGAGTGGGGGGCGTTTGGAGACAACGGCTGCCTGGATGACATCAGGACGAAGTACGACCAGGCGGTGGACGAGAACTCGCTCAACGAAGGCAAACAAAG ATATGAGAAGATGTGCAGTGGTATGTACCTCGGAGAGATCGTCAGGCAGATTTTGATTGATCTGACCAGGCGTGGCTTCCTCTTCCGGGGACAAATCTCTGAGACGTTGAAGACCAGGGGCATCTTCGAGACAAAGTTCCTGTCACAGATAGAGAG CGATCGTCTGGCGCTGCTGCAGGTCAGGGCgatcctgcagcagctggggCTCGACAGCACCTGTGATGACAGTATTATCGTCAAGGAGGTGTGTGGCACGGTGTCCCGCCGTGCGGCTCAGATCTGCGGAGCCGGAATGGCTGCCGTGGTGGACAAGATCCGTGAGAACAGAGGACTGGACCACCTGGATATTACCGTGGGCGTGGACGGCACGCTCTACAAGCTGCACCCACA CTTCTCTCGGATCTTCCAGCAGACGGTGAAGGAACTCGCCCCAAAATGTGAAGTCAACTTCCTGCTATCCGAGGACGGCAGCGGCAAGGGGGCCGCCCTCATCACTGCCGTGGGCTGCCGCCAGCGAGAGCTGGACGCGCAGCAACACTGA
- the LOC139301072 gene encoding hexokinase-1-like isoform X3, whose product MIAAQLLAYYFTELKDDQLKKIDKYLYSMRFSDETLKDIMNRFRREMENGLGRDTCPTATVKMLPTFVRSIPDGSEKGDFIALDLGGSNFRILRVKVTQDKKQPVQMESQVYDTPDDIIHGSGSRLFDHVADCLSDFMEKQKIKDKKLPVGFTFSFPCAQTKLDEDYEADIMAVVNDTVGTMMTCGFDDQRCQVGIIIGTGTNACYMEELRHIDLVEGDEGRMCINTEWGAFGDDGSLEDIRTEFDREIDRGSINPGKQLFEKMASGMYMGELVRLILVKMAKEGLLFEGRITPELLTKGKIETKHVSAIEKTKEGLKKCMEILTRLGVEPSDEDCLAVQHVCTIVSFRSANLIASTLGGILSRLKENKGAARLRTTVGIDGSLYKMHPQYARRLHKTVRRLVPDSDVRFLLSESGSAKGAAMVTAVAYRLTEQTRQIQQTMAEFRLSKAQLLEVKKRMRIEIERGLKKDSHQEATVKMLPTFVRSTPDGSENGDFLALDLGGTNFRVLLVKIRSGKRRSVEMHNKIYAIPIEVMQGTGEELFDHIVHCISDFLDYMGMKSARLPLGFTFSFPCHQTSLDAGILVTWTKGFKATDCEGEDVVELLRDAIKRKEEFELDVVAIVNDTVGTMMTCAYEEPTCEVGLIAGTGSNACYMEETKNIEIVEGNEGRMCVNMEWGAFGDNGCLDDIRTKYDQAVDENSLNEGKQRYEKMCSGMYLGEIVRQILIDLTRRGFLFRGQISETLKTRGIFETKFLSQIESDRLALLQVRAILQQLGLDSTCDDSIIVKEVCGTVSRRAAQICGAGMAAVVDKIRENRGLDHLDITVGVDGTLYKLHPHFSRIFQQTVKELAPKCEVNFLLSEDGSGKGAALITAVGCRQRELDAQQH is encoded by the exons ATGATAGCAGCTCAGCTTCTGGCCTACTACTTCACCGAGTTGAAGGATGATCAACTCAAAAAG ATTGATAAGTACCTGTACTCCATGCGATTCTCGGATGAGACACTGAAGGACATCATGAACCGGTTCCGCAGAGAAATGGAGAACGGGCTGGGCCGTGACACCTGCCCCACCGCCACCGTCAAGATGCTGCCCACCTTCGTCAGGTCCATCCCTGACGGATCAG AAAAGGGGGACTTCATAGCTCTGGACCTTGGGGGGTCGAACTTTCGGATCCTGCGTGTCAAAGTGACACAGGACAAAAAGCAGCCGGTTCAAATGGAGAGCCAGGTCTATGACACCCCCGATGACATCATCCACGGCAGCGGGTCACGg CTCTTTGACCATGTTGCAGATTGCCTCAGCGACTTCATGGAGAAGCAGAAAATCAAGGATAAAAAGCTTCCTGTAGGATTTACCTTCTCCTTCCCGTGTGCCCAAACCAAACTAGATGAG GACTACGAGGCAGACATCATGGCGGTGGTGAATGACACAGTTGGCACCATGATGACCTGCGGATTTGACGATCAACGCTGTCAAGTGGGCATCATCATAG GAACGGGAACAAACGCCTGCTACATGGAGGAATTGCGTCACATTGACCTGGTGGAAGGAGATGAAGGCCGGATGTGCATCAACACCGAGTGGGGTGCTTTCGGGGATGACGGGTCTCTCGAGGACATTCGCACAGAGTTTGACCGTGAGATCGACAGGGGCTCTATCAACCCAGGAAAGCAGCT GTTTGAAAAGATGGCCAGCGGGATGTACATGGGAGAGCTGGTTCGACTCATCCTGGTCAAGATGGCCAAAGAGGGGCTTCTATTTGAGGGACGGATAACCCCCGAGCTCCTGACGAAAGGAAAGATTGAGACGAAACATGTCTCCGCCATTGAAAA gaCTAAAGAAGGACTGAAGAAATGTATGGAGATCCTGACGAGGCTCGGGGTGGAGCCTTCGGATGAAGATTGTCTGGCTGTGCAGCACGTGTGCACCATCGTATCCTTCCGCTCAGCCAATCTAATTGCTTCAACACTGGGAGGCATCCTCTCTCGCCtaaaggaaaataaaggagCTGCACGCCTCCGCACCACCGTGGGCATCGACGGGTCTCTCTACAAGATGCACCCTCA ATACGCCCGCCGTCTGCACAAGACAGTGCGTCGCTTGGTCCCGGACTCGGACGTCCGCTTCCTGCTGTCTGAGAGCGGGAGCGCGAAAGGCGCAGCCATGGTGACAGCAGTGGCGTACCGTTTGACCGAGCAGACGCGCCAGATTCAGCAGACTATGGCAGAATTCCGGCTGAGCAAAGCCCAGCTGTTAGAAGTGAAGAAACGAATGAGGATTGAGATCGAAAGAGGCCTCAAGAAGGACAGCCACCAGGAGGCTACAGTCAAAATGTTGCCCACCTTTGTCCGAAGTACACCAGACGGTTCAG AGAACGGAGATTTCCTCGCTCTGGACCTCGGAGGGACAAACTTCCGTGTGCTTCTGGTGAAGATTCGCAGCGGGAAGAGACGATCAGTGGAGATGCATAACAAAATCTATGCCATTCCCATAGAGGTCATGCAGGGCACAGGAGAAGAG CTCTTTGACCACATTGTGCACTGCATCTCCGACTTCCTGGACTACATGGGAATGAAAAGTGCTCGACTGCCACTGGGTTTCACCTTCTCCTTCCCCTGCCATCAGACCAGCTTGGACGCA GGTATCCTCGTAACCTGGACCAAAGGCTTCAAGGCCACCGACTGCGAGGGCGAAGATGTGGTGGAGCTTCTTCGGGATGCGATCAAGAGGAAAGAG GAGTTTGAGCTGGATGTGGTCGCCATAGTGAACGACACAGTGGGGACGATGATGACCTGCGCATACGAGGAACCCACCTGTGAGGTGGGGCTGATCGCAG GGACAGGCAGTAACGCCTGTTACATGGAAGAGACTAAAAACATCGAGATAGTGGAGGGAAACGAGGGCCGCATGTGTGTCAACATGGAGTGGGGGGCGTTTGGAGACAACGGCTGCCTGGATGACATCAGGACGAAGTACGACCAGGCGGTGGACGAGAACTCGCTCAACGAAGGCAAACAAAG ATATGAGAAGATGTGCAGTGGTATGTACCTCGGAGAGATCGTCAGGCAGATTTTGATTGATCTGACCAGGCGTGGCTTCCTCTTCCGGGGACAAATCTCTGAGACGTTGAAGACCAGGGGCATCTTCGAGACAAAGTTCCTGTCACAGATAGAGAG CGATCGTCTGGCGCTGCTGCAGGTCAGGGCgatcctgcagcagctggggCTCGACAGCACCTGTGATGACAGTATTATCGTCAAGGAGGTGTGTGGCACGGTGTCCCGCCGTGCGGCTCAGATCTGCGGAGCCGGAATGGCTGCCGTGGTGGACAAGATCCGTGAGAACAGAGGACTGGACCACCTGGATATTACCGTGGGCGTGGACGGCACGCTCTACAAGCTGCACCCACA CTTCTCTCGGATCTTCCAGCAGACGGTGAAGGAACTCGCCCCAAAATGTGAAGTCAACTTCCTGCTATCCGAGGACGGCAGCGGCAAGGGGGCCGCCCTCATCACTGCCGTGGGCTGCCGCCAGCGAGAGCTGGACGCGCAGCAACACTGA
- the LOC139301072 gene encoding hexokinase-1-like isoform X2: MIAAQLLAYYFTELKDDQLKKIDKYLYSMRFSDETLKDIMNRFRREMENGLGRDTCPTATVKMLPTFVRSIPDGSEKGDFIALDLGGSNFRILRVKVTQDKKQPVQMESQVYDTPDDIIHGSGSRLFDHVADCLSDFMEKQKIKDKKLPVGFTFSFPCAQTKLDEAVLVTWTKKFRASGVEGMDVVKLLNKAIKKRGDYEADIMAVVNDTVGTMMTCGFDDQRCQVGIIIGTGTNACYMEELRHIDLVEGDEGRMCINTEWGAFGDDGSLEDIRTEFDREIDRGSINPGKQLFEKMASGMYMGELVRLILVKMAKEGLLFEGRITPELLTKGKIETKHVSAIEKTKEGLKKCMEILTRLGVEPSDEDCLAVQHVCTIVSFRSANLIASTLGGILSRLKENKGAARLRTTVGIDGSLYKMHPQYARRLHKTVRRLVPDSDVRFLLSESGSAKGAAMVTAVAYRLTEQTRQIQQTMAEFRLSKAQLLEVKKRMRIEIERGLKKDSHQEATVKMLPTFVRSTPDGSENGDFLALDLGGTNFRVLLVKIRSGKRRSVEMHNKIYAIPIEVMQGTGEELFDHIVHCISDFLDYMGMKSARLPLGFTFSFPCHQTSLDAGILVTWTKGFKATDCEGEDVVELLRDAIKRKEMENPEFELDVVAIVNDTVGTMMTCAYEEPTCEVGLIAGTGSNACYMEETKNIEIVEGNEGRMCVNMEWGAFGDNGCLDDIRTKYDQAVDENSLNEGKQRYEKMCSGMYLGEIVRQILIDLTRRGFLFRGQISETLKTRGIFETKFLSQIESDRLALLQVRAILQQLGLDSTCDDSIIVKEVCGTVSRRAAQICGAGMAAVVDKIRENRGLDHLDITVGVDGTLYKLHPHFSRIFQQTVKELAPKCEVNFLLSEDGSGKGAALITAVGCRQRELDAQQH, from the exons ATGATAGCAGCTCAGCTTCTGGCCTACTACTTCACCGAGTTGAAGGATGATCAACTCAAAAAG ATTGATAAGTACCTGTACTCCATGCGATTCTCGGATGAGACACTGAAGGACATCATGAACCGGTTCCGCAGAGAAATGGAGAACGGGCTGGGCCGTGACACCTGCCCCACCGCCACCGTCAAGATGCTGCCCACCTTCGTCAGGTCCATCCCTGACGGATCAG AAAAGGGGGACTTCATAGCTCTGGACCTTGGGGGGTCGAACTTTCGGATCCTGCGTGTCAAAGTGACACAGGACAAAAAGCAGCCGGTTCAAATGGAGAGCCAGGTCTATGACACCCCCGATGACATCATCCACGGCAGCGGGTCACGg CTCTTTGACCATGTTGCAGATTGCCTCAGCGACTTCATGGAGAAGCAGAAAATCAAGGATAAAAAGCTTCCTGTAGGATTTACCTTCTCCTTCCCGTGTGCCCAAACCAAACTAGATGAG GCGGTCTTAGTGACATGGACAAAGAAGTTCAGAGCCAGCGGTGTAGAAGGCATGGATGTTGTGAAGCTTCTGAACAAGGCCATCAAGAAACGAGGG GACTACGAGGCAGACATCATGGCGGTGGTGAATGACACAGTTGGCACCATGATGACCTGCGGATTTGACGATCAACGCTGTCAAGTGGGCATCATCATAG GAACGGGAACAAACGCCTGCTACATGGAGGAATTGCGTCACATTGACCTGGTGGAAGGAGATGAAGGCCGGATGTGCATCAACACCGAGTGGGGTGCTTTCGGGGATGACGGGTCTCTCGAGGACATTCGCACAGAGTTTGACCGTGAGATCGACAGGGGCTCTATCAACCCAGGAAAGCAGCT GTTTGAAAAGATGGCCAGCGGGATGTACATGGGAGAGCTGGTTCGACTCATCCTGGTCAAGATGGCCAAAGAGGGGCTTCTATTTGAGGGACGGATAACCCCCGAGCTCCTGACGAAAGGAAAGATTGAGACGAAACATGTCTCCGCCATTGAAAA gaCTAAAGAAGGACTGAAGAAATGTATGGAGATCCTGACGAGGCTCGGGGTGGAGCCTTCGGATGAAGATTGTCTGGCTGTGCAGCACGTGTGCACCATCGTATCCTTCCGCTCAGCCAATCTAATTGCTTCAACACTGGGAGGCATCCTCTCTCGCCtaaaggaaaataaaggagCTGCACGCCTCCGCACCACCGTGGGCATCGACGGGTCTCTCTACAAGATGCACCCTCA ATACGCCCGCCGTCTGCACAAGACAGTGCGTCGCTTGGTCCCGGACTCGGACGTCCGCTTCCTGCTGTCTGAGAGCGGGAGCGCGAAAGGCGCAGCCATGGTGACAGCAGTGGCGTACCGTTTGACCGAGCAGACGCGCCAGATTCAGCAGACTATGGCAGAATTCCGGCTGAGCAAAGCCCAGCTGTTAGAAGTGAAGAAACGAATGAGGATTGAGATCGAAAGAGGCCTCAAGAAGGACAGCCACCAGGAGGCTACAGTCAAAATGTTGCCCACCTTTGTCCGAAGTACACCAGACGGTTCAG AGAACGGAGATTTCCTCGCTCTGGACCTCGGAGGGACAAACTTCCGTGTGCTTCTGGTGAAGATTCGCAGCGGGAAGAGACGATCAGTGGAGATGCATAACAAAATCTATGCCATTCCCATAGAGGTCATGCAGGGCACAGGAGAAGAG CTCTTTGACCACATTGTGCACTGCATCTCCGACTTCCTGGACTACATGGGAATGAAAAGTGCTCGACTGCCACTGGGTTTCACCTTCTCCTTCCCCTGCCATCAGACCAGCTTGGACGCA GGTATCCTCGTAACCTGGACCAAAGGCTTCAAGGCCACCGACTGCGAGGGCGAAGATGTGGTGGAGCTTCTTCGGGATGCGATCAAGAGGAAAGAG ATGGAGAATCCA GAGTTTGAGCTGGATGTGGTCGCCATAGTGAACGACACAGTGGGGACGATGATGACCTGCGCATACGAGGAACCCACCTGTGAGGTGGGGCTGATCGCAG GGACAGGCAGTAACGCCTGTTACATGGAAGAGACTAAAAACATCGAGATAGTGGAGGGAAACGAGGGCCGCATGTGTGTCAACATGGAGTGGGGGGCGTTTGGAGACAACGGCTGCCTGGATGACATCAGGACGAAGTACGACCAGGCGGTGGACGAGAACTCGCTCAACGAAGGCAAACAAAG ATATGAGAAGATGTGCAGTGGTATGTACCTCGGAGAGATCGTCAGGCAGATTTTGATTGATCTGACCAGGCGTGGCTTCCTCTTCCGGGGACAAATCTCTGAGACGTTGAAGACCAGGGGCATCTTCGAGACAAAGTTCCTGTCACAGATAGAGAG CGATCGTCTGGCGCTGCTGCAGGTCAGGGCgatcctgcagcagctggggCTCGACAGCACCTGTGATGACAGTATTATCGTCAAGGAGGTGTGTGGCACGGTGTCCCGCCGTGCGGCTCAGATCTGCGGAGCCGGAATGGCTGCCGTGGTGGACAAGATCCGTGAGAACAGAGGACTGGACCACCTGGATATTACCGTGGGCGTGGACGGCACGCTCTACAAGCTGCACCCACA CTTCTCTCGGATCTTCCAGCAGACGGTGAAGGAACTCGCCCCAAAATGTGAAGTCAACTTCCTGCTATCCGAGGACGGCAGCGGCAAGGGGGCCGCCCTCATCACTGCCGTGGGCTGCCGCCAGCGAGAGCTGGACGCGCAGCAACACTGA